A genome region from Baekduia alba includes the following:
- a CDS encoding helix-turn-helix transcriptional regulator: protein MTSTPAAAQHLRDLALLRRVRDRIDREYAQPLDVEALARGAHMSAGHLSRQFRIAYGESPYGYLMTRRIERAMALLRRGDLSVTEVCFEVGCASLGTFSTRFAELVGVPPSVYRRDAARTTAGMPSCVAKQVTRPIRNQEAPVTNPT, encoded by the coding sequence GTGACCAGCACCCCCGCCGCGGCGCAGCACCTGCGCGACCTCGCGCTGCTGCGCCGCGTCCGCGACCGGATCGACCGGGAGTACGCGCAGCCGCTGGACGTCGAGGCGCTCGCCCGCGGCGCGCACATGTCGGCCGGGCACCTCAGCCGCCAGTTCCGGATCGCCTACGGCGAGTCGCCCTACGGCTACCTGATGACGCGGCGCATCGAGCGCGCGATGGCGCTGCTGCGCCGCGGCGACCTCAGCGTCACCGAGGTCTGCTTCGAGGTCGGCTGCGCGTCGCTGGGCACGTTCAGCACGCGCTTCGCCGAGCTGGTCGGCGTGCCGCCGAGCGTCTACCGGCGCGACGCCGCGCGCACGACGGCGGGGATGCCGTCGTGCGTGGCCAAGCAGGTGACGAGACCGATCAGGAATCAAGAAGCCCCGGTCACGAACCCGACCTAG
- a CDS encoding PucR family transcriptional regulator gives MASLDLQLKDVSAWVEREQPRLQELMLERWHEQVPEYFDPEDPDFLAVSRESIASNLKAIADGLVSGRAEPAHLPPGAVDEALTAARDRVAWGLVDRTYRIGHAILWEELLAEIEDWPLQGRGRSDLLRVVSRYLFAYVDHVTGELAEIHQAERDRQLRGHELRQIAWVRDVLDGTPVTDEAGDYDLRREHVCVVAWGEQAELAITELGRRLDATVLIVPGQGSALWGWVGGRPTLPERWDTALASFAPAGDTSMSLGDPADGADGFRRTHRQATEAARVARLVAPAVVRYRDVALEALLLRDERAARAFVDERIGTLLVDDDRTRVLLETLVAYVDAGWVAASAAARLGVHERTIAYRLATIEKRLDHPLTQRRLEVGAALRIAGVARRAG, from the coding sequence ATGGCCTCGTTGGACCTGCAGCTCAAGGACGTCTCGGCGTGGGTCGAACGCGAGCAGCCGCGCCTGCAGGAGCTGATGCTCGAGCGCTGGCACGAGCAGGTGCCCGAGTACTTCGACCCCGAGGACCCGGACTTCCTGGCGGTCTCGCGCGAGAGCATCGCGTCCAACCTCAAGGCGATCGCCGACGGCCTGGTCAGCGGCCGCGCCGAGCCGGCCCACCTCCCGCCGGGCGCCGTCGACGAGGCGCTGACCGCCGCGCGCGACCGCGTCGCGTGGGGGCTGGTGGACCGGACCTACCGGATCGGCCACGCGATCCTCTGGGAGGAGCTGCTGGCCGAGATCGAGGACTGGCCACTGCAAGGGCGCGGGCGCAGCGACCTGCTGCGCGTCGTCTCCCGCTACCTGTTCGCCTACGTCGACCACGTCACCGGCGAGCTGGCCGAGATCCACCAGGCCGAGCGCGACCGGCAGCTGCGCGGCCACGAGCTGCGCCAGATCGCGTGGGTCCGCGACGTGCTGGACGGCACGCCGGTCACCGACGAGGCGGGCGACTACGACCTGCGCCGCGAGCACGTCTGCGTCGTCGCCTGGGGCGAGCAGGCCGAGCTGGCGATCACCGAGCTCGGGCGCCGGCTGGACGCCACGGTCCTCATCGTCCCGGGCCAGGGCAGCGCGCTCTGGGGCTGGGTCGGCGGGCGCCCGACGCTGCCGGAGCGGTGGGACACGGCGCTGGCGTCGTTCGCGCCCGCCGGCGACACCTCCATGTCGCTCGGCGACCCCGCCGACGGCGCGGACGGCTTTCGCCGCACGCATCGCCAGGCCACCGAGGCCGCGCGCGTCGCCCGGCTCGTCGCCCCCGCGGTCGTGCGCTACCGCGACGTCGCGCTCGAGGCGCTGCTGCTGCGCGACGAGCGCGCGGCGCGCGCGTTCGTCGACGAGCGGATCGGCACGCTGCTGGTCGACGACGACCGCACGCGCGTGCTGCTGGAGACGCTCGTGGCCTACGTCGACGCCGGCTGGGTCGCCGCCTCCGCGGCGGCGCGCCTCGGCGTCCACGAGCGCACGATCGCCTACCGGCTCGCGACGATCGAGAAGCGCCTCGACCACCCGCTGACGCAGCGTCGCCTGGAGGTCGGCGCGGCGCTGCGGATCGCCGGCGTCGCGCGCCGCGCCGGCTGA
- a CDS encoding APC family permease, giving the protein MSTADRRVAADERLDRGSMGTADIMFFVLAGVAPMGVVAAILALSIALGNGAGVPGTYLIAGVVLGLFAVGYVRMSRRVTNAGAFYAYATQGLGRTAGGATAYVAVVAYNAATIGILGGLAYFAHTVGQGVVGIDLSWQVWAVIAFAIVALLSYFEVALSAKVLGVALLCEVAILLAFDVGVLIDKGFHGFSLHVFAPSTVFASGFGVSLMLAFGSFVGFEATALYSEEARDPRRTVPRATYLALGIITVFYLVTTWAAISAYGVDQAQAAAGKDPASFIFAANAQYVGGFTTDAMQILVVTSLFAAFLAFHCNTARYHYALARDGLLPRALAHTHPRHGSPIVASAVQLGVTAVVVVGFALAGKDPYLTMGIALYGLGVLGIVVLQAIASVSVVGFFARREDEMSRWGTIVAPALGAVGLIVGLVFMVQHYATLTGSTEAWINDLPWLLPLAAIVGAVVAQRRSTAAAAPTAADDAVAPVAAAL; this is encoded by the coding sequence ATGTCAACGGCTGACCGCCGGGTCGCGGCGGACGAGCGGCTCGATCGCGGGTCCATGGGCACCGCCGACATCATGTTCTTCGTGCTGGCCGGCGTCGCGCCTATGGGCGTCGTGGCCGCGATCCTGGCGTTGTCGATCGCGCTGGGCAACGGCGCCGGCGTGCCGGGGACCTACCTGATCGCCGGCGTCGTGCTGGGGCTGTTCGCGGTCGGCTACGTGCGCATGAGCCGGCGCGTCACCAACGCCGGGGCGTTCTACGCCTACGCGACGCAGGGCCTCGGCCGGACCGCGGGCGGCGCGACCGCCTACGTCGCCGTGGTCGCCTACAACGCGGCGACGATCGGCATCCTCGGCGGGCTGGCGTACTTCGCGCACACGGTGGGGCAGGGCGTGGTCGGGATCGACCTGTCGTGGCAGGTGTGGGCCGTGATCGCGTTCGCGATCGTCGCGTTGTTGTCGTACTTCGAGGTCGCGCTGAGCGCCAAGGTGCTCGGCGTCGCGCTGCTGTGCGAGGTGGCGATCCTGCTCGCCTTCGACGTCGGCGTGCTGATCGACAAGGGCTTCCACGGCTTCTCGCTGCACGTCTTCGCGCCGAGCACCGTGTTCGCGAGCGGCTTCGGCGTGAGCCTGATGCTGGCGTTCGGCTCGTTCGTCGGCTTCGAGGCCACGGCGCTGTACAGCGAGGAGGCGCGCGACCCGCGGCGGACCGTGCCGCGCGCGACCTACCTCGCGCTCGGGATCATCACGGTGTTCTACCTGGTGACCACGTGGGCGGCGATCTCGGCCTACGGCGTCGACCAGGCGCAGGCCGCGGCGGGCAAGGACCCCGCGTCGTTCATCTTCGCGGCCAACGCCCAGTACGTCGGCGGGTTCACGACCGACGCGATGCAGATCCTCGTGGTGACGAGCCTCTTCGCGGCGTTCCTGGCCTTCCACTGCAACACCGCCCGCTACCACTACGCCTTGGCCCGCGACGGGCTGCTGCCGCGCGCGCTGGCGCACACCCATCCCCGGCACGGCTCGCCGATCGTCGCGAGCGCCGTGCAGCTCGGCGTGACCGCGGTGGTCGTGGTCGGCTTCGCCCTCGCCGGCAAGGACCCGTACCTGACGATGGGCATCGCGCTCTACGGCCTGGGCGTCCTCGGGATCGTCGTCCTGCAGGCGATCGCCAGCGTGTCGGTGGTCGGCTTCTTCGCCCGCCGCGAGGACGAGATGTCGCGCTGGGGGACCATCGTCGCACCCGCCCTCGGGGCGGTCGGCCTGATCGTCGGCCTCGTGTTCATGGTCCAGCACTACGCGACCCTGACCGGAAGCACCGAGGCCTGGATCAACGACCTGCCCTGGCTGCTTCCCCTCGCGGCGATCGTGGGCGCCGTCGTCGCCCAGCGCCGATCCACGGCGGCAGCCGCGCCGACCGCCGCCGACGACGCCGTGGCACCGGTGGCTGCCGCGCTGTGA
- a CDS encoding VOC family protein, producing MDSTTPTSGVTMTTTQGIKTILHPVSDLAAAKTVYTALLGLAPQADSEYYVGYDAEGQHVGLVPTGGPQAMTAPVAYWQVADIEAKLAEVTAAGATVKEPAHDVGGGRLIATVIDLDGNVLGLLQDQ from the coding sequence ATGGACAGCACGACCCCGACCTCAGGAGTGACCATGACCACCACCCAGGGCATCAAGACCATCCTGCACCCCGTGTCCGACCTGGCCGCGGCCAAGACGGTGTACACGGCCCTGCTCGGCCTCGCGCCGCAGGCCGACTCGGAGTACTACGTCGGCTACGACGCCGAGGGCCAGCACGTCGGGCTGGTGCCCACCGGCGGCCCGCAGGCCATGACCGCGCCGGTGGCCTACTGGCAGGTGGCGGACATCGAGGCCAAGCTGGCCGAGGTGACCGCCGCGGGCGCGACGGTGAAGGAGCCCGCGCACGACGTCGGCGGCGGCCGCCTGATCGCCACCGTCATCGACCTCGACGGCAACGTGCTCGGATTGCTGCAGGACCAGTGA
- a CDS encoding HpcH/HpaI aldolase/citrate lyase family protein, with the protein MSAPPPLTLLYAPADRPELMNKAVVAGADVVIVDLEDAVAPAHKAAARRNVAALLAQRPPVPVDVRINDPRSPLGRDDLAAIRDLPGLGGVRIPKVDDPDVVRDVATALDAGARGLALHCLLESGLGVERAHAIAAADPSVGGIGLGEADLAAELGAADDGALDWARGRVVIAARAAGLPAPAQSVYGRLGDRDGLAASCRRGRAQGFFGRAAIHPAQLPVIVEAYRPAAEEVRRARELVDAAAVADGTSTGALVLPDGRFVDAAFVKGAERTLAVARRLGMVG; encoded by the coding sequence ATGAGCGCGCCCCCGCCGCTGACGCTGCTCTACGCCCCGGCCGACCGTCCCGAGTTGATGAACAAGGCCGTGGTGGCCGGCGCCGACGTGGTCATCGTCGATCTCGAGGACGCCGTCGCTCCTGCCCACAAGGCCGCCGCTCGGCGCAACGTGGCGGCGCTGCTGGCGCAGCGTCCGCCGGTGCCTGTCGACGTCCGGATCAACGACCCGCGCTCGCCGCTCGGCCGCGACGACCTCGCCGCGATCCGCGATCTCCCGGGCCTCGGCGGCGTGCGGATCCCGAAGGTCGACGACCCGGACGTCGTCCGCGACGTCGCCACGGCGCTCGACGCCGGCGCGCGCGGGCTGGCGCTGCACTGCCTGCTGGAGTCTGGGCTCGGCGTCGAGCGCGCGCACGCGATCGCCGCCGCCGATCCGTCGGTCGGAGGCATCGGGCTGGGCGAGGCCGACCTGGCCGCCGAGCTCGGCGCCGCCGACGACGGCGCGCTGGACTGGGCCCGCGGCCGGGTCGTGATCGCCGCGCGCGCGGCCGGGCTGCCCGCGCCCGCCCAGTCGGTCTACGGGCGTCTCGGCGACCGCGACGGCCTGGCGGCGTCGTGCCGCCGAGGGCGGGCGCAGGGGTTCTTCGGCCGCGCGGCGATCCATCCGGCGCAGCTGCCGGTGATCGTCGAGGCCTACCGCCCCGCCGCCGAAGAGGTCCGCCGTGCGCGCGAGCTCGTCGACGCGGCGGCCGTGGCCGACGGGACCTCGACCGGCGCGTTGGTGCTGCCCGACGGGCGGTTCGTCGACGCGGCGTTCGTGAAGGGAGCCGAGCGGACCCTCGCGGTCGCGCGCCGGCTCGGCATGGTCGGATGA
- a CDS encoding CaiB/BaiF CoA transferase family protein, whose translation MRRGPLAGLRVVEASTLFAGPMAAMLLGDFGADVVKVEHPRRPDPARSHGASKDGVGLWTKVLGRNKRAITVDLSHADGQELLLRLIADADVLIENFRPGTLERWNLGPDVLAAANPRLVLARVTGFGQFGPYSGRPGFGTLAEAMSGFAAITGEPDGPPTLPPLALADGITALATAFAVMTALNAREHTGRGQAIDLAIIEPILTLLGAQPTVFDQLGTVQQRTGNRSVTNAPRNTYKTADGAWVAVSASAHSVAERVVRLVGRPDLAEQPWFASGAERAAHADEIDPAVATWIGQRTRDEVVEAFAAAQAAVAPIYDVRDVLADPQYRALESIVTVDDDELGPLRMQNVLFRLSETPGAIRWAGPAHGRHTDEVLGELGLEAEEIARLREAGVV comes from the coding sequence GTGAGGCGCGGGCCGCTGGCCGGGCTGCGGGTCGTCGAGGCCTCCACCCTGTTCGCGGGGCCGATGGCCGCGATGCTCCTCGGCGACTTCGGCGCCGACGTCGTCAAGGTCGAGCACCCGCGGCGTCCCGACCCTGCGCGCAGCCATGGCGCGAGCAAGGACGGCGTCGGCCTGTGGACGAAGGTCCTCGGGCGCAACAAGCGCGCGATCACGGTCGACCTGTCCCACGCCGACGGCCAGGAGCTGTTGCTGCGCCTGATCGCCGACGCCGACGTCCTGATCGAGAACTTCCGGCCCGGCACGCTGGAGCGCTGGAACCTCGGCCCCGACGTGCTGGCCGCGGCCAACCCCCGGCTCGTGCTCGCCCGCGTGACCGGCTTCGGCCAGTTCGGCCCCTACTCCGGACGTCCCGGGTTCGGCACCCTGGCCGAGGCGATGAGCGGGTTCGCGGCCATCACCGGCGAGCCCGACGGACCGCCGACGCTGCCGCCGCTGGCCCTCGCCGACGGCATCACCGCGCTGGCCACCGCGTTCGCGGTCATGACCGCGCTCAACGCGCGCGAGCACACCGGTCGCGGCCAGGCGATCGACCTCGCGATCATCGAGCCGATCCTGACGCTGCTGGGCGCGCAGCCGACGGTCTTCGACCAGCTCGGGACCGTCCAGCAGCGCACGGGCAACCGCTCGGTGACCAACGCGCCGCGCAACACCTACAAGACGGCCGACGGCGCCTGGGTCGCGGTGTCCGCCAGCGCGCACAGCGTCGCCGAGCGCGTCGTGCGGCTCGTCGGCCGGCCCGACCTCGCCGAGCAGCCGTGGTTCGCGTCCGGCGCCGAGCGCGCCGCGCACGCCGACGAGATCGACCCGGCGGTCGCCACCTGGATCGGCCAGCGCACGCGCGACGAGGTCGTGGAGGCGTTCGCGGCGGCGCAGGCGGCGGTCGCGCCCATCTACGACGTGCGCGACGTCCTCGCCGATCCGCAGTACCGCGCGCTGGAGTCGATCGTCACCGTCGACGACGACGAGCTCGGCCCGCTGCGCATGCAGAACGTGCTGTTCCGCCTGTCCGAGACGCCGGGCGCGATCCGGTGGGCCGGTCCCGCGCACGGGCGCCACACCGACGAGGTCCTCGGCGAGCTCGGCCTGGAGGCCGAGGAGATCGCGCGGCTGCGCGAGGCCGGCGTCGTATGA
- a CDS encoding ribokinase has translation MSGPGIVVVGSANVDMVVYVQRAPALGETVAGERFTRGPGGKGANQAIAAARLGGRAALVGAIGDDDAGALLRDALTAAGVDVAGLRVSTEPTGSAHIVVDAEGANAIVVVPGANAAVTLSDEDHARIAAADAVLLQLEVPLGVVVDAATAARAAGTKVVLTPAPVQPLPDTLLRAVDVLVLNEHEARGLTGQDDLDVAVEELAARVADVVVTLGERGCLHRAAGAAPVRRAAFAVDAVDTTGAGDTFAGALAVARAEGRPWPEALDWASAAAALAVTRAGASAAMPDRAAVERLVAAGDGA, from the coding sequence ATGAGCGGGCCCGGCATCGTCGTGGTCGGCAGCGCGAACGTCGACATGGTGGTCTACGTCCAGCGCGCGCCCGCGCTCGGCGAGACCGTCGCCGGCGAGCGCTTCACGCGCGGTCCGGGCGGCAAGGGCGCCAACCAGGCCATCGCCGCGGCCCGGCTCGGCGGCCGCGCCGCGCTGGTCGGGGCGATCGGCGACGACGACGCGGGCGCGCTGCTGCGCGACGCGCTGACAGCGGCCGGGGTCGACGTCGCGGGCCTGCGGGTCTCGACCGAGCCCACCGGGAGCGCGCACATCGTGGTCGACGCGGAGGGCGCGAACGCCATCGTCGTCGTCCCCGGCGCGAACGCCGCGGTGACGCTGAGCGATGAGGATCATGCACGCATCGCGGCCGCCGACGCGGTGCTGCTGCAGCTCGAGGTCCCGCTCGGCGTCGTCGTCGATGCGGCGACCGCCGCGCGGGCCGCGGGCACGAAGGTGGTGCTGACCCCCGCTCCGGTGCAGCCGCTGCCCGACACCTTGCTGAGGGCCGTCGACGTCCTGGTCCTCAACGAGCACGAGGCGCGGGGCCTGACCGGACAGGACGACCTCGACGTGGCCGTGGAGGAGCTCGCCGCACGCGTCGCCGACGTCGTCGTCACGCTGGGCGAGCGCGGCTGCCTGCATCGCGCGGCGGGCGCGGCGCCGGTGCGGCGCGCGGCGTTCGCGGTCGACGCCGTGGACACGACGGGGGCGGGGGACACCTTCGCCGGCGCGCTGGCCGTGGCGCGCGCGGAGGGCCGCCCGTGGCCCGAGGCGCTGGACTGGGCGTCGGCCGCCGCCGCGCTGGCGGTCACGCGCGCGGGCGCGTCGGCCGCGATGCCCGACCGGGCCGCGGTCGAGCGGCTCGTGGCGGCTGGAGACGGCGCGTGA
- a CDS encoding ABC transporter ATP-binding protein has product MAQIQLDEVTKEYPDGTEAVKALSLDIADGEFLILVGPSGCGKSTALRMLAGLEDISAGELRIGGERVNERPAKARDVAMVFQSYALYPHMTVRQNMGFSLKMAKLDRQAIAAKVDDAARVLDLTEHLERKPANLSGGQRQRVAMGRAIVRDPKAFLMDEPLSNLDTKLRVQMRAEIARIQSLLATTTVYVTHDQTEAMTLGDRVAVMRAGELQQVGTPTELYEAPANVFVGGFIGSPAMNFVVATVEGDVLRLPFGALDAPRALLERLRAGAPDRREVVVGIRPEAFEDAATDGGPHRDGLTFEPAIELVEVLGPEVYAYFRAGDVPAEHRALLDELGAADRQLVARLPAGARAAGGQRTRLWMDAEHLLLFDPGTGRRLGAAS; this is encoded by the coding sequence ATGGCGCAGATCCAGCTCGACGAGGTCACCAAGGAGTACCCGGACGGCACGGAGGCGGTGAAGGCGCTGAGCCTCGACATCGCCGACGGGGAGTTCCTGATCCTCGTCGGCCCGTCGGGGTGCGGCAAGTCCACGGCGCTGCGGATGCTCGCCGGGCTCGAGGACATCAGCGCCGGCGAGCTGCGCATCGGCGGCGAGCGCGTCAACGAGCGGCCCGCGAAGGCGCGCGACGTCGCGATGGTCTTCCAGAGCTACGCGTTGTACCCGCACATGACCGTCCGCCAGAACATGGGGTTCTCTCTGAAGATGGCCAAGCTGGATCGCCAGGCGATCGCGGCGAAGGTCGACGACGCCGCGCGCGTCCTCGACCTCACCGAGCACCTCGAGCGCAAGCCGGCCAACCTCTCCGGCGGCCAGCGCCAGCGCGTCGCGATGGGCCGCGCGATCGTGCGCGACCCCAAGGCGTTCCTGATGGACGAGCCGCTGTCGAACCTCGACACCAAGCTGCGCGTGCAGATGCGCGCCGAGATCGCCCGGATCCAGTCGCTGCTGGCCACGACGACGGTGTACGTGACCCACGACCAGACCGAGGCGATGACGCTCGGCGACCGGGTCGCGGTCATGCGCGCCGGGGAGCTGCAGCAGGTCGGGACGCCGACGGAGCTGTACGAGGCGCCCGCCAACGTGTTCGTCGGCGGCTTCATCGGGTCGCCCGCGATGAACTTCGTGGTGGCGACCGTCGAGGGCGACGTCCTGCGCCTGCCGTTCGGGGCGCTGGACGCCCCGCGCGCCCTGCTCGAGCGCCTGCGCGCGGGCGCTCCGGACCGCCGCGAGGTCGTCGTCGGCATCCGGCCGGAGGCCTTCGAGGACGCGGCGACCGACGGCGGCCCGCACCGCGATGGCCTGACCTTCGAGCCGGCGATCGAGCTCGTGGAGGTCCTCGGCCCCGAGGTGTACGCCTACTTCCGCGCCGGCGATGTCCCGGCCGAGCACCGGGCGCTGCTCGACGAGCTGGGCGCCGCGGACCGCCAGCTCGTGGCGCGGCTGCCCGCCGGAGCGCGCGCGGCCGGCGGCCAGCGCACCCGCCTGTGGATGGACGCCGAGCACCTGCTGCTCTTCGACCCGGGCACCGGCCGGCGCCTCGGCGCGGCGTCCTGA
- a CDS encoding flavin monoamine oxidase family protein: MESVDVVVVGGGFAGLVAAREIQKAGRSVVVLEARERVGGRIKNHVFDDGTVVEAGGAWVGPTQDRVLALIDELGIGLFPTFDDGEGILAIDGAIRRYADESLGFDAATLADVGETQAELEALAATVPTDAPWEAPDARLLDDQTFDAWLVANTKTDGGLRFWRMLVPAIFCAEATQMSLLHGLFYVHSGGMIDRLIATGGGAQESRVVGGTQSIALALADDLGDAVRLEAPVREIRQGDDGVEVDYAGGTIVAERVVVSVPPALAARIRYVPALPALRDQLTQQMPMGFVIKCQVRYATPFWRADGLSGFALSVEDPVSVTFDGSPADGACGVMTAFVEADQAVALTALDADERQGKVIASLVRLYGPAAADPVEYLETNWAEEEWSRGCYVGHLGTGAWTRYAATLREPVGAVHWAGTETADLWNGYMDGAVRSGERAAGEVLAALWAREVLHVNG, from the coding sequence ATGGAGTCAGTGGACGTCGTCGTCGTCGGTGGCGGCTTCGCGGGGCTGGTGGCCGCGCGCGAGATCCAGAAGGCCGGTCGCAGCGTGGTGGTGCTGGAGGCGCGCGAGCGCGTCGGCGGCCGCATCAAGAACCACGTCTTCGACGACGGGACCGTCGTCGAGGCCGGCGGCGCGTGGGTCGGGCCGACCCAGGACCGCGTCCTGGCGCTGATCGACGAGCTCGGCATCGGCCTGTTCCCGACGTTCGACGACGGCGAGGGCATCCTGGCCATCGACGGCGCGATCCGCCGCTACGCCGACGAGTCGCTGGGCTTCGACGCGGCGACGCTCGCCGACGTCGGCGAGACGCAGGCGGAGCTGGAGGCGCTGGCGGCGACCGTGCCGACCGACGCGCCGTGGGAGGCGCCGGACGCCCGCCTGCTCGACGACCAGACCTTCGACGCGTGGCTGGTGGCCAACACGAAGACCGACGGCGGCCTGCGCTTCTGGCGGATGCTCGTGCCCGCGATCTTCTGCGCGGAGGCGACCCAGATGTCGCTGCTGCACGGGCTGTTCTACGTGCACTCGGGCGGGATGATCGACCGGCTGATCGCGACGGGCGGCGGCGCGCAGGAGAGCCGCGTCGTCGGCGGGACCCAGTCGATCGCGCTCGCGCTGGCCGACGACCTCGGCGACGCCGTGCGCCTGGAGGCGCCGGTGCGCGAGATCCGCCAGGGCGACGACGGCGTCGAGGTCGACTACGCCGGCGGCACGATCGTCGCGGAGCGGGTCGTCGTCTCGGTCCCGCCCGCGCTGGCGGCCCGGATCCGCTACGTGCCGGCCCTGCCGGCGCTGCGCGACCAGCTCACGCAGCAGATGCCGATGGGCTTCGTCATCAAGTGCCAGGTGCGGTACGCGACGCCGTTCTGGCGCGCGGACGGCCTGTCGGGCTTCGCGCTCAGCGTCGAGGACCCGGTGAGCGTGACGTTCGACGGCTCGCCGGCCGACGGCGCCTGCGGCGTCATGACCGCGTTCGTGGAGGCCGACCAGGCCGTCGCGCTGACGGCGCTGGACGCCGACGAGCGCCAAGGCAAGGTGATTGCCTCGCTCGTCCGGCTGTACGGGCCGGCGGCCGCCGATCCGGTCGAGTACCTGGAGACCAACTGGGCCGAGGAGGAGTGGTCGCGCGGCTGCTACGTCGGCCACCTCGGCACCGGGGCGTGGACGCGCTACGCGGCGACGCTGCGCGAGCCGGTCGGGGCCGTCCACTGGGCCGGGACCGAGACCGCCGACCTGTGGAACGGCTACATGGACGGCGCGGTGCGCTCGGGCGAGCGCGCGGCCGGCGAGGTCCTGGCGGCGCTGTGGGCGCGCGAGGTGCTCCATGTCAACGGCTGA